One window of Paenibacillus sp. FSL K6-3182 genomic DNA carries:
- a CDS encoding M20/M25/M40 family metallo-hydrolase, which yields MSSGSLFVIKLGSSTIVNHPHIFEEISRIVKRGNQVLLVAGGAEAIKQKYESIPRAMPFLTLPSGDEVRYCSPEEMPIIRAAYHEIILPTIHTQLKAYGLSVFSQLGGDQGLVYGEKAKPLKVIKNQKSIIVRDSMFGHFVGSHVAFLKSALQAFDVVCVSPPILDPELDVYINIDADVLAAHLAVDLEAHHLRFVTGTAGLLEDIEDKHSTIQSVYTNDELSFVKGRMKQKVRAAQLAIRQGVCDVNISGPHTLEAPGKTWFWNMDRELGAFDLLNKVARIPSVSQDEHVLSHYLLETIKQPPVSGEIDHAGNIVFRKGNGPHTLLLLGHIDTVPHVWPVRSDSKGITGRGIVDAKGCFVNFIHLLQEVDVPEQGSLLVIGAVEEEISSSKGAHFIRDHYKADAVIIGEPSGVESLTLGYYGLFKLEITIHRAQEHTAAKDSQSVIDELYSVVSDIRVLVRDIDPQSLSSLIDIEHQNERGFLTVKGTLNFRISPAAGNDYWKKIDLSFGENVTVEILRATPGFSNSRTGSLVKAFVRSFAKQGKSIHYIKKRGTSDMNTLATTWDSVPMVAYGPGDSSLDHTNDEYLHYGEVEQTRTILKEAVNEWFRLRLEE from the coding sequence ATGAGCAGCGGCAGCTTATTTGTAATTAAACTCGGGAGCAGTACGATTGTAAACCATCCTCACATTTTCGAAGAAATTAGCCGTATCGTAAAGCGAGGAAATCAAGTGCTGCTTGTGGCAGGCGGTGCCGAAGCCATTAAGCAAAAATATGAATCCATTCCTCGTGCGATGCCTTTTCTTACATTGCCGTCAGGGGATGAAGTGCGGTACTGTTCACCCGAAGAGATGCCGATTATCCGTGCAGCCTATCATGAGATTATTTTGCCCACTATACATACACAGCTGAAGGCATACGGTCTTTCTGTTTTCTCACAGCTTGGTGGAGATCAAGGTCTCGTCTATGGTGAGAAAGCGAAACCCCTTAAAGTGATTAAGAATCAAAAATCAATTATTGTCCGTGATTCGATGTTCGGTCATTTTGTGGGCAGTCATGTGGCATTTCTCAAATCTGCTTTACAGGCCTTTGATGTTGTATGTGTTTCTCCACCAATATTAGATCCAGAACTGGATGTGTACATAAACATTGATGCAGACGTGCTTGCTGCTCACTTAGCAGTGGACTTAGAAGCGCATCACCTGCGCTTTGTTACTGGAACTGCAGGTTTACTGGAAGATATTGAAGATAAACATTCAACGATACAAAGTGTCTATACGAATGATGAATTAAGCTTTGTAAAAGGGCGCATGAAGCAAAAAGTACGCGCAGCCCAATTAGCAATCCGACAGGGCGTCTGTGATGTGAATATATCCGGTCCTCATACCTTGGAAGCACCCGGCAAAACGTGGTTCTGGAACATGGATCGGGAACTCGGCGCATTCGATTTATTGAATAAAGTCGCGCGCATTCCTTCGGTCTCTCAAGATGAGCATGTGCTTTCACACTACTTATTAGAGACGATAAAGCAACCTCCGGTTTCGGGGGAAATTGACCACGCTGGGAACATCGTTTTCCGCAAAGGGAATGGTCCCCATACGCTGCTCTTGTTAGGGCATATAGATACGGTTCCGCATGTTTGGCCTGTTCGATCCGACTCCAAAGGCATTACGGGCAGGGGAATCGTGGATGCTAAAGGCTGCTTTGTAAATTTCATTCATTTGCTGCAAGAAGTTGATGTGCCAGAGCAGGGATCTTTACTTGTAATTGGAGCCGTCGAAGAAGAAATATCATCATCAAAAGGAGCTCATTTCATTCGAGATCATTACAAAGCGGATGCGGTTATTATTGGGGAGCCGAGCGGGGTAGAGAGCTTAACCCTTGGTTATTACGGTCTCTTTAAGCTGGAAATTACTATTCATCGAGCTCAGGAGCATACCGCAGCCAAAGATAGCCAGAGTGTTATCGACGAATTGTACAGTGTCGTATCAGATATTCGTGTTCTCGTACGTGATATCGATCCGCAATCCCTATCCTCATTAATTGATATCGAGCATCAGAATGAACGGGGCTTTTTGACGGTAAAAGGGACGTTAAACTTTAGAATATCACCTGCGGCAGGCAACGATTATTGGAAAAAAATTGATTTGTCATTTGGTGAAAATGTGACTGTTGAAATCCTGCGTGCAACACCAGGTTTTTCGAACTCTCGCACAGGCTCATTAGTCAAAGCTTTTGTTCGCAGTTTCGCAAAGCAGGGAAAATCGATTCACTATATCAAAAAACGTGGAACGAGCGACATGAATACGCTGGCCACAACTTGGGATTCCGTCCCGATGGTAGCTTATGGTCCAGGGGATTCCAGCTTGGATCATACGAATGATGAATATTTACATTACGGTGAGGTAGAGCAGACCAGAACAATTTTGAAGGAAGCCGTAAACGAATGGTTTCGGCTGAGATTGGAGGAATAA
- the argC gene encoding N-acetyl-gamma-glutamyl-phosphate reductase, whose product MSTAEQQTKRVAILGGSGFTGAELYRLLNKHPHFEVQFVSSESKAGYPVDKFYIGSIHKKKLSSLKFKKISELDGHYDAVFSCLPTGSLPKIIQHIAEHTDYIFNLSGDYRISDPDILHQHYPETLKHAYEGGWHYYIPEFSKINTEAKVVNLPGCMAVATLYTLYPLVAHGLIEGRIVTDAKTGSSGGGKSTTEHHAERSHNFRAYKVHGHRHQPEVVYALSYHLNQTVNLQFSVYSLDLPRGIMTTSYSLLKEHVTEVDVKKAFYSTYSSKPFLHYFNSGNGSPMIKTVVGTNYAEIGAYVDGRNCVSIVTIDNLIKGAAGQAIQAANNYFGYSEEAGLTFEFEGAWP is encoded by the coding sequence ATGAGTACAGCAGAACAACAAACGAAACGAGTAGCCATTTTAGGCGGCAGCGGGTTCACTGGCGCTGAGTTATACAGGCTGCTAAATAAGCATCCTCATTTTGAAGTTCAGTTTGTGTCCTCCGAATCCAAGGCGGGATACCCGGTGGATAAGTTCTATATTGGTTCTATTCATAAGAAAAAGCTCAGCTCGTTAAAGTTTAAAAAAATATCCGAATTAGACGGTCATTACGATGCGGTCTTCTCCTGTTTGCCTACAGGCTCCTTGCCTAAGATCATCCAGCATATTGCAGAGCATACAGACTATATCTTTAATCTAAGCGGGGATTATCGTATATCCGACCCCGATATATTGCATCAACATTATCCAGAAACATTAAAACATGCATATGAAGGCGGATGGCACTACTATATTCCAGAGTTCAGCAAAATCAATACTGAAGCAAAGGTAGTCAATCTTCCGGGCTGTATGGCGGTGGCGACGCTGTATACACTTTATCCGCTTGTGGCGCATGGCTTAATTGAAGGACGTATAGTCACTGATGCCAAGACGGGCTCCAGCGGCGGCGGAAAATCGACAACAGAACATCATGCGGAGCGCTCCCATAACTTCAGAGCATATAAAGTTCATGGTCATCGTCATCAGCCCGAAGTCGTGTATGCATTATCCTATCATTTGAATCAAACGGTAAATTTGCAATTTTCGGTCTATAGTCTTGATCTTCCCCGAGGAATTATGACAACCTCGTATTCCTTGCTCAAAGAGCATGTAACAGAGGTAGATGTAAAAAAAGCATTCTACAGCACGTATTCATCCAAACCCTTTCTTCATTATTTTAACTCGGGCAATGGTTCACCTATGATCAAAACAGTGGTAGGAACAAACTATGCAGAAATCGGTGCTTATGTGGATGGACGAAATTGTGTTTCCATCGTAACCATCGATAATTTAATTAAAGGAGCTGCGGGGCAAGCCATACAGGCAGCAAACAATTATTTTGGATACTCTGAGGAGGCGGGATTGACATTTGAATTTGAGGGAGCGTGGCCCTGA
- a CDS encoding DegT/DnrJ/EryC1/StrS family aminotransferase — MMKSDFIRKPLALPSDDWVQAPLAFLGGPSIIPEDVRKTNFPIITKEDVIQMLISIQQDGEQVVDEFKETYRNYVGANYAIATASGTSSLHLALVGAGVQPGDEVIVPAFTFIATAQAVVAAKAIPIFVDIDPITYCLDPLKAEQAITNKTKAIMPVHVHGLPADLPALRHLTDKYSLRLVEDASHAHSASIHQQLAGSIGDSAGQSLMADKNFPVGGEGGIAFFKEKEDYERALAFLDSSGIDYRMSWIAAAFGLSQLSRLPYYDAIRARNAAYLTNALSETKLFSGPFVPDGYKHSYNMYRVKLSPERLGLEDLEDYLIKDAVQQLINSEGVFAREWQNVPIPGHLPFKNRKGFGNGYPFTLSDRQDFGYDLNHFPETLKMLRNSLTICRELRTPIEYERIQAYALAFKKIDANPHIIRELVERGSDLKVLYERDARLG, encoded by the coding sequence ATGATGAAGTCGGATTTTATTCGCAAGCCGTTAGCGCTGCCATCAGACGATTGGGTTCAAGCGCCATTAGCCTTTCTGGGAGGACCATCGATTATTCCAGAGGATGTAAGGAAGACGAATTTCCCAATCATTACGAAGGAAGATGTCATCCAAATGCTTATCTCCATCCAGCAGGATGGAGAGCAAGTTGTCGATGAGTTCAAAGAAACGTACCGCAATTATGTAGGGGCGAATTATGCGATTGCTACAGCGAGCGGTACATCCAGCCTGCACCTCGCATTAGTTGGGGCAGGTGTACAGCCCGGGGATGAGGTGATCGTTCCTGCATTCACATTCATAGCAACCGCTCAAGCCGTTGTTGCAGCGAAAGCGATCCCCATTTTTGTGGACATTGACCCTATAACCTATTGCTTGGATCCACTAAAAGCAGAGCAAGCCATAACGAACAAGACAAAGGCAATCATGCCTGTGCATGTACATGGCCTGCCTGCTGATTTACCTGCATTGAGACATCTGACTGACAAGTATTCCCTTCGTCTAGTGGAGGATGCCTCCCATGCGCATTCCGCATCGATCCATCAACAACTCGCCGGTTCGATCGGAGACAGTGCAGGACAAAGCTTAATGGCCGACAAAAACTTTCCTGTAGGCGGGGAAGGAGGCATCGCCTTTTTCAAAGAAAAAGAGGATTATGAGCGCGCACTCGCGTTCCTTGATTCATCAGGTATTGATTACCGCATGTCGTGGATCGCAGCTGCTTTCGGTTTGAGCCAGCTTTCCCGACTTCCTTATTATGATGCCATTCGTGCACGGAATGCAGCCTATCTAACCAATGCGCTTTCAGAGACTAAGCTGTTTAGCGGACCATTCGTACCGGATGGGTATAAGCACAGTTATAATATGTATCGCGTTAAACTCTCACCCGAGCGACTTGGGCTTGAGGATTTGGAGGATTATCTTATAAAAGATGCCGTTCAGCAGCTCATTAATTCTGAAGGGGTATTTGCTAGAGAGTGGCAAAATGTACCGATACCAGGGCATCTGCCATTCAAAAATCGGAAAGGCTTTGGAAATGGTTATCCGTTTACGTTATCGGACCGTCAAGATTTTGGTTACGATTTGAACCATTTCCCTGAAACATTGAAGATGCTTAGAAACAGCTTAACGATATGCAGAGAATTAAGAACGCCTATAGAATATGAGCGAATTCAAGCTTACGCCTTAGCTTTCAAAAAAATTGATGCGAACCCGCATATAATTCGAGAACTGGTAGAGCGAGGCAGCGATCTTAAAGTGCTGTACGAAAGAGACGCTAGATTAGGATGA
- a CDS encoding degT/DnrJ/EryC1/StrS aminotransferase, whose protein sequence is MGETLTKPEAVIQKENYFSLSFVLSRVLNSGVIMSIEKNDLELKGLEKGIAKLTNKKYVSLFNSYTGAIHGALWGQDLGYHTSARLDHPSEQEKKFIHWLGITLISDQHIKQAYVTVEVNWDNLQQLDQIIFKVSDRAPVLVLDFTGLGFGPVAAIAANDENIWKKAERLKIFGAFDLQTMWTQEESEPDLQPALQFNYRLSPLVAACVKLTLLRRNQS, encoded by the coding sequence ATGGGAGAAACATTAACGAAACCAGAAGCTGTCATCCAAAAAGAAAACTATTTTTCATTGTCTTTTGTATTATCGAGAGTACTAAATTCAGGCGTCATTATGAGTATTGAAAAAAATGATCTTGAATTAAAAGGATTGGAGAAAGGGATAGCCAAGCTGACCAACAAGAAATATGTCTCCTTATTTAATAGTTACACGGGTGCGATTCATGGTGCGCTGTGGGGACAGGACTTAGGCTACCATACATCTGCACGACTGGATCATCCGAGTGAGCAGGAAAAAAAGTTTATTCATTGGTTAGGAATCACACTCATTTCAGATCAACACATAAAGCAGGCTTATGTGACCGTTGAAGTTAATTGGGATAATCTTCAGCAGTTGGACCAGATCATTTTTAAAGTCAGCGACCGCGCTCCCGTTCTCGTTTTGGATTTTACGGGATTAGGCTTTGGTCCGGTAGCTGCCATCGCAGCAAATGATGAGAACATTTGGAAAAAAGCAGAGCGCTTGAAGATTTTTGGTGCATTTGATCTACAAACAATGTGGACACAGGAAGAAAGTGAACCTGACCTGCAGCCAGCCTTACAGTTCAACTATAGGCTTAGCCCGCTCGTGGCAGCATGCGTGAAGTTAACACTCTTAAGGAGGAACCAATCATGA
- a CDS encoding RimK family alpha-L-glutamate ligase, producing the protein MEQNRVILLCVTKLREEEQRIIDHLRALGVQVQVNLDSMELPLGEPDVHSFGLALIRCLSQKNALNRAHLLELAGLETLNSVKAITICTNKIHQAIVFQKHGIPQPQYKVAFTPEKLFQALQTFGDLCVIKPATSSWGRGIARITGKECLDGWIAARESVDPGHQSFPVLVQEYVEKGDFDIRVVIVGSKPIAAFRRVSADNWKTNTHLGAEIDPLEINEEMASICKQIIEVLGEGIYGADLFFDYKQQRYVVCEVNQNPEFAKSWKIHGVDVAYHIAQYVKAAIERKNKANLTVISR; encoded by the coding sequence ATGGAGCAGAATCGTGTGATTTTATTATGTGTTACAAAGTTGCGGGAAGAAGAACAACGAATTATCGATCATCTTCGAGCTTTAGGCGTACAAGTGCAGGTGAACTTGGATTCCATGGAGTTACCATTAGGCGAGCCTGATGTCCATTCCTTCGGACTTGCTCTCATTCGTTGTCTCTCACAGAAAAACGCGTTGAATCGAGCCCATCTGCTTGAATTAGCCGGTCTTGAAACGTTGAATTCGGTCAAAGCAATTACTATTTGTACAAATAAAATACATCAAGCGATTGTGTTTCAAAAACATGGCATTCCCCAGCCCCAATATAAAGTAGCTTTTACACCTGAGAAGCTCTTCCAAGCTTTGCAGACATTTGGAGATTTATGTGTCATTAAGCCGGCAACCTCATCTTGGGGAAGAGGAATAGCTAGAATCACCGGCAAAGAATGCTTAGATGGGTGGATAGCTGCAAGGGAATCTGTAGATCCTGGGCATCAATCGTTCCCTGTATTAGTGCAAGAATATGTGGAAAAAGGCGATTTTGATATCCGTGTTGTCATCGTAGGCAGCAAACCGATTGCTGCGTTCCGCCGAGTTTCAGCAGACAACTGGAAGACGAATACGCATCTAGGCGCGGAGATCGATCCTCTAGAAATTAATGAAGAAATGGCATCCATTTGCAAACAAATAATTGAGGTTTTGGGCGAAGGCATTTATGGTGCAGACTTGTTTTTTGATTACAAGCAGCAACGGTATGTCGTTTGTGAAGTGAATCAAAACCCGGAATTCGCAAAGTCTTGGAAAATTCATGGTGTCGATGTGGCCTACCATATTGCACAATATGTAAAAGCTGCGATTGAACGAAAAAATAAGGCCAACTTAACTGTTATATCGCGGTAA
- a CDS encoding lysine biosynthesis protein LysW, whose amino-acid sequence MADLNCLVCKSDIEVEESVTTGEILECGSCGQEHEVQVESNLVSIALAPEIEETWGE is encoded by the coding sequence ATGGCAGATTTGAATTGTCTTGTATGCAAGTCGGATATCGAGGTGGAAGAGAGTGTAACGACGGGTGAAATTTTGGAATGCGGTTCATGCGGTCAAGAGCATGAAGTGCAGGTCGAATCTAATCTCGTCAGCATCGCTTTAGCTCCAGAAATAGAAGAAACTTGGGGAGAGTAG
- a CDS encoding ABC transporter substrate-binding protein, with the protein MKTRFRVQGFIVLTIFLIFLSACSETKQVNVEATAEPAKEEFYVKATTNDAKAKKTLYIGIVNAPVTLNQINTQGSSASLAPINLLNDSLLDVTDTAQFIPKLAESIETQDKQTYRIKLKANAKWNDGNPFTTADVAFTLKLALHAKVESSFKLDFIEGLNDIGKLDEGKTELSGLKIIDPTTFEIKTKTPIDPLVFNERFGVKVNFLPEHILKDANPEQLSTNEYFQKPLVTIGPYKFANYEQGQFVEVTKNEKYYLDVPKIDTIFIKVHPAANLVAQLQTGEIQMNSLPVGLVPITDYDKVKGFENVNVTSAPASEPAEIFFNTEKLPDKKVRQAIAYALNRPLIVEQLLKGQAEIIDGGIPSSHPYFNKNIANYDYNPEKAKELLKEANWDPKRTITFIIPVGNKVREQAADILVQNLESVGIKVDVQKFDFPTLIDKVEKGEHDITIFTRDYYIEPSLYFTTYKSDDPESVIRFKNPLVDELIKKGEQEIIEEKRHEIYNQLQEVLHDEVATLAVYSEKRLQVVSKNVLVGKPLNLGTFNNVNQWDIETK; encoded by the coding sequence ATGAAAACAAGGTTTCGAGTACAAGGTTTCATAGTATTAACCATCTTCTTGATTTTCCTATCGGCTTGCAGTGAAACGAAGCAGGTGAATGTCGAAGCAACAGCAGAACCAGCCAAGGAGGAGTTTTATGTTAAGGCAACAACCAACGATGCCAAAGCAAAAAAAACCTTATACATTGGCATCGTTAATGCTCCTGTTACTTTAAATCAAATCAATACGCAAGGAAGCTCGGCGTCGCTGGCGCCCATTAATTTACTTAACGATTCTTTGCTCGATGTAACGGATACCGCACAATTTATTCCGAAGCTGGCGGAATCTATCGAGACGCAGGATAAGCAAACTTACCGTATCAAACTCAAAGCGAATGCCAAATGGAACGATGGCAACCCTTTTACAACGGCAGATGTGGCTTTCACCTTAAAGCTTGCCCTCCATGCCAAAGTAGAATCATCCTTCAAGCTGGATTTTATCGAAGGTTTAAATGACATTGGGAAACTGGATGAAGGGAAGACAGAGCTATCCGGATTAAAAATCATCGATCCAACGACCTTCGAGATCAAAACAAAAACACCGATCGATCCGCTCGTATTTAATGAACGTTTCGGTGTTAAGGTTAATTTCTTGCCCGAGCATATTCTGAAAGATGCCAATCCAGAGCAGCTTTCAACGAACGAATATTTTCAAAAACCATTAGTCACCATTGGTCCCTATAAGTTTGCGAATTATGAGCAGGGGCAATTTGTCGAGGTGACAAAAAATGAAAAGTACTACCTCGATGTACCTAAGATTGACACGATATTCATAAAGGTGCATCCCGCGGCAAATCTTGTAGCACAGCTGCAGACGGGAGAAATTCAAATGAATTCTTTGCCGGTCGGGCTTGTACCGATTACGGATTATGATAAGGTCAAGGGCTTTGAGAATGTAAATGTAACCTCTGCTCCAGCTTCTGAGCCGGCCGAAATTTTCTTCAATACGGAGAAGCTGCCAGATAAAAAAGTGCGCCAAGCGATCGCCTATGCGTTGAACCGTCCACTCATTGTGGAGCAACTGCTCAAAGGGCAGGCCGAAATTATTGATGGAGGCATCCCAAGCTCGCATCCTTATTTTAATAAAAATATTGCCAATTATGATTACAATCCTGAAAAAGCAAAAGAGCTTTTAAAAGAAGCGAACTGGGATCCCAAACGTACCATTACATTTATTATTCCAGTTGGGAATAAGGTTCGTGAGCAGGCTGCTGATATTCTCGTACAAAACTTAGAATCTGTTGGGATTAAAGTAGACGTTCAGAAATTCGATTTCCCAACGTTAATCGATAAAGTGGAGAAGGGCGAGCATGACATTACCATATTCACAAGAGATTACTATATCGAACCGAGCCTCTATTTTACAACCTATAAAAGTGATGATCCCGAGAGTGTGATTCGATTTAAGAATCCATTAGTCGATGAGCTGATTAAAAAGGGCGAACAAGAAATTATAGAGGAAAAACGTCACGAGATTTATAACCAACTGCAAGAGGTACTGCATGATGAGGTTGCCACTTTAGCTGTTTATTCCGAGAAACGTTTGCAGGTCGTATCAAAAAACGTTCTGGTTGGAAAACCGCTTAATCTAGGTACGTTCAATAATGTAAACCAGTGGGATATAGAAACGAAATAG
- the opp4C gene encoding oligopeptide ABC transporter permease — MSVSEMPWMRKDTFSSDHGDEDELSLDVMESHAQLVRRKFIKHKLAVWGLVTTLLLLSIALFAPWLAPSQPNEITDVFSAHPSLTHWLGTDQVGRDVLSRLIYGTRVSLMIGFFTVALYVTFGTFIGLIAGYYGKWLDMALMRLTDIFLSFPYMMVVLVIVSVLGASATTIILVLALFKWPTIAMLVRGSVLSMKQMDFVRAGVALGYNTPRILLKHIFPNVLGPIIVNATFGVASTILSEAGLSFLGMGVKSPQASLGNMLHDAQSLTVLTEQQWLWVPAGIVILITVLAINFVGDGLRDAFDARA, encoded by the coding sequence ATGTCCGTTAGTGAAATGCCATGGATGAGGAAAGATACATTTTCTTCAGATCATGGCGATGAAGACGAACTGTCCTTGGATGTAATGGAGAGTCATGCCCAATTAGTGAGGCGTAAGTTTATTAAGCACAAGCTGGCGGTATGGGGACTTGTAACTACCTTGCTGCTGCTTAGTATCGCGCTTTTTGCTCCGTGGCTTGCTCCGAGTCAGCCTAATGAAATTACAGATGTGTTCTCAGCCCATCCCTCGCTTACACACTGGTTAGGCACTGATCAAGTAGGGCGGGATGTATTAAGCCGGTTGATTTATGGAACACGGGTATCTTTAATGATTGGTTTTTTTACAGTTGCTTTGTACGTAACCTTCGGAACATTCATTGGACTAATTGCTGGTTACTATGGAAAATGGCTGGATATGGCACTTATGCGTTTGACTGATATTTTCTTAAGTTTTCCTTACATGATGGTTGTGTTGGTCATCGTGAGCGTGCTTGGTGCAAGTGCAACCACGATCATCCTTGTTCTCGCACTATTCAAATGGCCAACAATAGCAATGCTTGTCAGGGGAAGCGTATTATCCATGAAACAAATGGATTTTGTCCGCGCCGGCGTTGCGCTTGGATACAACACCCCGCGAATACTATTGAAGCATATTTTTCCAAATGTATTGGGGCCAATCATTGTGAATGCAACGTTTGGCGTTGCCAGCACAATTCTTAGTGAAGCTGGACTTAGTTTCCTTGGGATGGGGGTCAAATCCCCTCAGGCGAGCCTTGGCAATATGCTGCATGATGCACAATCGCTAACGGTTTTAACGGAGCAGCAATGGTTATGGGTACCCGCTGGCATCGTTATTCTCATTACCGTTCTTGCGATTAACTTTGTAGGTGACGGCCTTCGAGATGCGTTTGATGCAAGAGCCTAA
- a CDS encoding ABC transporter permease, with amino-acid sequence MGHYIVRRLLISIPVFLGITLLNFLIMNMAPGNPVDMLINPNIPKELLEIKKELLGLNDPLYIQYVKWLGGFFRGELGYSFSSFAPVSQLIGARIGPTLLLAAASMLVGILIAVPVGVISAVKQNSKLDYVMTGLSFLGTSIPPFFLGLGFIYLVGIKLKWLPTGGMSTLGGSGSFGDILMHMILPVIVLGITIAGKKVRYVRASMLDVLHQDYLRTARAKGLSEFLVTNKHALRNALIPIITIIGAEIPLVLGGSIIIEQVFQWPGIGQLTMEAILSRDYPTLMGINLIAACVILLTNLFTDIVYSIVDPRIKYS; translated from the coding sequence ATGGGCCATTATATCGTTCGAAGGCTGCTGATTTCCATACCAGTATTTCTTGGAATCACATTGCTTAATTTTCTTATCATGAATATGGCTCCAGGGAATCCCGTGGATATGTTAATCAATCCTAATATCCCGAAAGAGCTGCTAGAGATTAAAAAAGAGCTGCTTGGTCTGAATGACCCATTGTATATACAGTATGTAAAATGGCTGGGCGGTTTTTTTAGAGGAGAACTCGGCTATTCATTTAGCAGCTTCGCCCCCGTATCACAGCTGATTGGCGCCAGAATCGGACCTACCTTGCTGCTGGCTGCAGCATCGATGCTGGTTGGGATATTGATTGCCGTACCCGTAGGGGTAATCAGTGCTGTCAAACAGAATTCAAAATTAGACTATGTCATGACAGGGTTATCCTTCCTAGGCACCTCGATTCCTCCCTTTTTCCTAGGCCTTGGATTCATCTATTTGGTTGGAATTAAGCTGAAGTGGCTTCCAACAGGGGGAATGTCAACGTTAGGTGGCTCTGGAAGTTTCGGAGATATCCTCATGCATATGATTCTTCCTGTCATAGTGCTTGGTATTACGATTGCAGGTAAAAAGGTTCGTTATGTTCGCGCCAGTATGCTCGATGTACTCCATCAGGATTATCTGCGTACAGCAAGGGCGAAAGGCCTTAGTGAATTTCTGGTTACGAATAAGCATGCGCTTCGCAATGCCTTAATCCCAATCATAACGATCATCGGTGCAGAAATTCCTTTGGTATTAGGCGGCAGCATTATTATTGAGCAAGTATTTCAATGGCCGGGTATCGGGCAATTAACGATGGAAGCCATTCTCTCACGCGACTATCCGACTTTAATGGGCATTAATTTGATTGCTGCATGCGTTATACTCCTCACGAATTTGTTCACCGACATCGTTTATTCAATAGTTGATCCACGCATTAAATACAGCTGA
- a CDS encoding ABC transporter ATP-binding protein has product MSLNTLIQIERLKMYYPIRSGVFSNQVSHIKAVDDVSLTMYEGETVGLVGESGCGKSTIGRSIIRLENPQAGRILFENQNIIFSSQRQLKPLRTRMQMIFQDPYASLNPRLRIYDTLAEPLIVHKLVKRSEVQHEVDNLLQLVGLPRSVANRYPHEFSGGQRQRIGIARAISFKPKLIVCDEPVSALDVSIQAQILNLLQDLQNELKLTYLFIAHGIGAVKQISTRIAVMYLGKIVELAPTEELFRKPKHPYTQLLLNAYPPPDPTLRATKSHIIQGDVPSPAEPPSGCRFHTRCPYVQELCRTAEPVITEEHHSVACHYPLA; this is encoded by the coding sequence ATGAGCCTCAACACACTAATACAAATTGAACGGTTAAAAATGTATTACCCCATTCGTAGTGGCGTATTTTCGAATCAAGTCAGCCATATCAAGGCGGTTGATGATGTGAGCCTAACGATGTATGAAGGGGAAACCGTCGGTTTAGTTGGCGAATCGGGATGCGGCAAGTCGACGATTGGTCGTTCAATCATTCGACTTGAGAATCCGCAAGCTGGACGTATTCTTTTTGAAAATCAGAATATTATATTTTCCTCTCAGAGACAGTTAAAACCGCTGCGGACACGAATGCAGATGATTTTTCAGGACCCGTATGCTTCCTTAAACCCAAGGCTTCGAATATACGATACGCTTGCTGAGCCTTTAATTGTTCACAAGCTGGTGAAGCGCAGTGAGGTGCAGCATGAGGTTGATAACCTGCTTCAATTAGTTGGATTGCCGCGTTCCGTTGCCAATCGATATCCTCATGAATTTTCCGGGGGGCAGCGCCAGAGGATCGGAATCGCTAGAGCCATTTCATTCAAACCCAAATTGATCGTATGCGATGAGCCAGTATCAGCGCTTGATGTCTCCATCCAAGCTCAAATTTTAAATCTATTGCAGGATTTGCAAAATGAGTTGAAGCTGACGTATTTATTTATCGCCCATGGCATTGGAGCGGTTAAACAGATCAGTACGAGAATCGCCGTCATGTACTTGGGAAAAATCGTAGAATTGGCACCTACAGAGGAGCTATTCCGCAAGCCGAAGCACCCGTATACGCAGCTTCTATTAAATGCGTATCCTCCGCCGGACCCAACGCTTCGAGCAACGAAGAGTCACATCATTCAAGGAGATGTGCCTAGTCCAGCTGAGCCCCCATCTGGTTGTCGATTTCATACTCGTTGTCCTTATGTGCAAGAGCTGTGCCGAACAGCAGAACCGGTGATTACGGAAGAGCATCACTCTGTTGCATGCCACTATCCGCTTGCATAG